One window of Pelobates fuscus isolate aPelFus1 chromosome 9, aPelFus1.pri, whole genome shotgun sequence genomic DNA carries:
- the LOC134573484 gene encoding CD59 glycoprotein-like — protein sequence MKTLVTVLLFVLWSFQLGHSLECFSCTTGFCLIPSKTACGLLESCISYTYTAAGLSLKKKGCGNSTECDTDDFETNVGAIMKTRHYCCDTDLCNSAITSRLSAVTGIAVLVALWLFKLS from the exons ATGAAGACTCTGGTAACAGTTTTGCTTTTTGTCCTCTGGAGCTTCCAGTTAG GTCACTCATTGGAATGCTTTAGCTGTACAACTGGATTCTGTCTAATACCATCGAAGACTGCCTGCGGACTTCTAGAGAGCTGTATATCCTATACCTACACAGCTG CTGGATTGTCCTTGAAGAAGAAAGGTTGTGGAAATTCAACTGAGTGTGATACGGACGACTTTGAGACGAATGTTGGCGCAATCATGAAAACTAGACATTATTGCTGTGACACTGACCTCTGTAACTCTGCCATCACCTCCCGGCTATCTGCGGTCACTGGAATAGCTGTTCTGGTTGCCCTGTGGTTGTTCAAACTATCCTGA